The DNA segment GAGATTTCCGTCCGCCTGCATCCCGACGTGACCGCGAAGCTCAAGGTTACCGTGGCCGCGCACTCCGACAAGGACATCGCCGCCGAGGAAGACGCCGACCGCAGCTAAGCACCGATTTCTGAATGCCCGATTCTCAGGCTAGTCTGCCGGAGAATCCCCCGTCGTTCGACGGGGACGCGAAATCCGGAAAGCGCGCCCGCAAAGGGGATTATCCCCAAAAACAGGCGAGTTATTTACCGGATATTCACAGAACACTCCCGCAGAGTCTCGACGCCGAAAAAGGCGTTCTCTGTTCCGCCCTGCTCTCGCCCGGCAACGTGCTCGGCGAGTGCATCGAGCGGCTGAGCGAGATTCACTTCTATCAGCCGGCCCATCAGATCATCTACCGGGAGATGATCACGCTGCAGAACGCAGCCAAGCCGGTCGACTTCATCACGCTCACCCAGGCGCTCAAGGACAAGGGCGAGCTCGACAAGGCCGGTGGGGCTGCCGCGATCTCGGAGTTGTTCACATTCGTGCCAACCTCGAGCAATGCCGATTACTACATCGATATTGTCCGCGAGAAATTTCTCCTGCGGCAGCTGATTCAGACCTGCACGGAATTCGCCGGCCGCGCCTACGACGAGCAGGGCGAAGTGAAGGTCCTCCTCGACGAAGCCGAGTCCAAAGTGATGCAAATCGGCGAGGAGCGCTTCAAGGGCGTGTTCGCCGACATGCGCACCGAGGTAATGAGGGCGATCGAGAACATCGAGAAGCTTTACAAGAACCGCGGCGGACTTTCCGGCCTCTCCACAGGTTTTAAGAAGCTCGACGAAATGACGAGCGGCCTGCACGGCGCGGAAATGTTCGTCGTCGCCGCCCGTCCTTCAATGGGCAAGACCGCCTTCGCCATGAACATCGCCGAGCACGTCGCGGTGAACTGCAACAAGGCGGTAGGCGTGTTCAGTCTCGAAATGAGCGCGAACCAGCTCGTCCAGCGTCTGCTCTGCTCGCACGCGCGCGTGAACCTCGGCCACGTCCGCGACGGCTTCCTCTCCCAGCAGGACGTCAACAAGATCACCAAGACCGCCGGCGTCCTTTCGAAGAGCCAGATCTACATCGACGACACCGCCGGCATCAGCGTTCTCGAGTTGCGCGCGAAGGCCCGCCGCATGAAGGATCGCCACAACATCGAGCTGATCGTCATCGACTATCTTCAGCTCCTGCGCTCGACGACGAAACGAGGCCAGGACAACCGCCAGATCGAAATCGCGGAAATTTCCAACGGCATCAAGGCGCTCGCCAAGGAGCTCGATATCCCGATCATCGTTCTCGCGCAGCTCAATCGTAATCCCGACGCCCGCACCGGCAATGCGAAAGGCCGCCCGCGCATGAGCGACCTGCGCGAATCCGGCTCCATCGAGCAGGATGCCGACGTCATTGGCCTGCTCGTGCGCTCCGAGGTCTATGAGGATGACGAAGACGAGAAGAAGGAGAAAGCCGGTGAAGCGACGCTCATCATCGCAAAGCAGCGTAACGGCCCGGTCGGCGACGTCCCCCTGACCTTCCTCAAGGAGTTCACGCGTTTCGAGGATCGCGCGGACGCCCCGTCGGACGACTCGCACTAACCCCCTTCAATCGCCAGGGACTACGCCAGCTCGCCGGGAAAGTTTGCGACCAGCGCTTCGCGGACGCGTTCGATCGGAAGTCCCACGACGTTCGAGAACGATCCCTCGAGGCATTCGATGATGCGGCCGTCATCCTCCTGCGCCGCGTAGGCGCCGGCTTTGTCGAGCGGGTCGATCGAGGCGAGGTAAGCCTGAATTTCCTCCGCGGAGAGGCGCTTGAACCGGACGCGAGTCACCTCGTGAAATTTGACCATCGCCGTGCGCCCCCATTCGACCAGGCACACGCCGGTGATGACTTCGTGCACGTGCCCGACCAGGCGGCTGAGCATCTCGAAGGCGTGGTCGTGATCGCGAGGCTTCCCGTAAACGTCGCCCTCGAAGACGACGATGGTATCCGCCCCGAGAACGATGCGGTCCGGCCGGGAAAGCGCAATCGACATGGCCTTGAGCTCCGCGTTCGCCAGAGCGAGTCCATACGGTGGCCCGTCGGCGACGGTCAGCTCCTCGACATCAGTCGGCTCGCAAACGGCCTCGATCCCAGCCTCGGCAAGCAATTCCCGGCGGCGCGGCGAGCCCGACGCCAGCACGAGCCGGGAGGCGGACACTCGTTCGATCGACTCGCTCAAGCGATCTCGTCGTCTCCGGCGAAGCCGACATCCTCACGCAGCGAATCCAGACGGCGACGCATGTCGCGCTCCGAGGACGTGCGATGGCTGAGGCGATCGTAGATACCGGCCACGAAGGGAATCACCGCGGCGGCGCCGGCGCCGATCAGGACGATGGCCGCGCGCTGGCGGGCCGTGGTCTCGAGCTTGTCGGCAACGAGCAGTCCCACTCCGAGGCCGACGGCGACTTGCGACAGGGCACTGAGGCCAGTGACGGGAAGGTTTTCGCCGAACTTGGAAATGGGAAGAGACGCCATACGTCTCGCAACTTAGGAGCGAGGTATGGCATTTTCAATGGCAAATGAAACGCGCCCTTGGCATCGATCCCGGAGACGTTCGCGTGGGCGTAGCCATCAGTGACGAACTCAAATTTCTCGCGCATCCGCTCGAGACGATCGACGTTCGCCGCACGCCGGCCATCGCCCGCATCCGCGAACTCGTCACCAGCCGCGATGTCGACGCGATCGTGATCGGCCTGCCGCGCAACATGGATGGCTCCCACGGGCCCGCCGCCGAGAAGGCCGCCAAATTTATCGACGCCCTGCGTGCCGCGATCAACGATCCCGCCGTGCGCATCATTGGCCTCGACGAGCGCATGACCACGCTCTCCGCCCAGCGCTCGCTGCGCGAGGCCGGCCGCAAGGCTCACGAGCAGAAGAACATCATCGACCAGGCGGCAGCGCAGGTGATTCTGCAAAGCTGGCTCGACGCCCAGGCCGGCGGCCTCTCGAGCCTTTGACCGTGCGGCTGAAACTGACCATCGCCTACGACGGCGCGCCTTTTTCGGGCTGGCAGAGCCAGGCGGGCGGCAACACCGTCCAGGATCTCATCGAGGGCGCCCTCCTCAGGATATCCGGCACGAAGATCACGCTGCATGGCTCCGGTCGCACCGATGCCGGGGTTCACGCGCTCGGCCAGATCGCGCATTTCGATGCCCCGGCCGACTCCCGCATGCCAGCCGATGCATGGCTCCGCGCGCTGAACGCCACCCTGCCTCCAGCGATTCGCATTCTTCGGTCCGTCCGCACCCGGACAAATTTTCACGCGCGCTTCGCCGCCAGGGGAAAAATTTATCGCTACGAGATGGATACCCGGCCCGTGCTGGCGCCATTCCGCGCAGGGCGCGCCTGGCATTTTCCCCACGCGCTCGATCTCGACGCGCTGCGGGATTCGCTGCAGCTTT comes from the Chthoniobacterales bacterium genome and includes:
- the dnaB gene encoding replicative DNA helicase yields the protein MPDSQASLPENPPSFDGDAKSGKRARKGDYPQKQASYLPDIHRTLPQSLDAEKGVLCSALLSPGNVLGECIERLSEIHFYQPAHQIIYREMITLQNAAKPVDFITLTQALKDKGELDKAGGAAAISELFTFVPTSSNADYYIDIVREKFLLRQLIQTCTEFAGRAYDEQGEVKVLLDEAESKVMQIGEERFKGVFADMRTEVMRAIENIEKLYKNRGGLSGLSTGFKKLDEMTSGLHGAEMFVVAARPSMGKTAFAMNIAEHVAVNCNKAVGVFSLEMSANQLVQRLLCSHARVNLGHVRDGFLSQQDVNKITKTAGVLSKSQIYIDDTAGISVLELRAKARRMKDRHNIELIVIDYLQLLRSTTKRGQDNRQIEIAEISNGIKALAKELDIPIIVLAQLNRNPDARTGNAKGRPRMSDLRESGSIEQDADVIGLLVRSEVYEDDEDEKKEKAGEATLIIAKQRNGPVGDVPLTFLKEFTRFEDRADAPSDDSH
- a CDS encoding Maf family protein — protein: MSESIERVSASRLVLASGSPRRRELLAEAGIEAVCEPTDVEELTVADGPPYGLALANAELKAMSIALSRPDRIVLGADTIVVFEGDVYGKPRDHDHAFEMLSRLVGHVHEVITGVCLVEWGRTAMVKFHEVTRVRFKRLSAEEIQAYLASIDPLDKAGAYAAQEDDGRIIECLEGSFSNVVGLPIERVREALVANFPGELA
- the ruvX gene encoding Holliday junction resolvase RuvX, encoding MKRALGIDPGDVRVGVAISDELKFLAHPLETIDVRRTPAIARIRELVTSRDVDAIVIGLPRNMDGSHGPAAEKAAKFIDALRAAINDPAVRIIGLDERMTTLSAQRSLREAGRKAHEQKNIIDQAAAQVILQSWLDAQAGGLSSL
- the truA gene encoding tRNA pseudouridine(38-40) synthase TruA, whose product is MRLKLTIAYDGAPFSGWQSQAGGNTVQDLIEGALLRISGTKITLHGSGRTDAGVHALGQIAHFDAPADSRMPADAWLRALNATLPPAIRILRSVRTRTNFHARFAARGKIYRYEMDTRPVLAPFRAGRAWHFPHALDLDALRDSLQLFVGTHDFRAFAANRSTPVTDPVRTIDSIRLTTTSSGLALTFHGNGFLYKMVRMLTGAGVRVAQGRDSADRIRTLLAAPTSGHWTYVAPADGLYLVRVLY